The DNA window CTTGGTGCTGCAGGCTTTGTTGCAAAAGGCATTATTCAATTAATTTATGGTGCTAGCGGAATTTCATAGGCTAGTACAATCAGAAAGACGTTTTAGAGGGTAACAAATGGCTAGCGTTGGTTTATTTTTTGGTAGCGATACAGGTAATACAGAGCACATTGCTAAGATGATCCAAAAAGAATTGGGTAAACAACTCATCGACGTAAAAGATATTGCGAAAAGCAGTAAAGAAGACATTGCTGAGTTCGATCTATTGATTTTTGGTATTCCTACTTGGTATTACGGTGAGGCTCAATGTGATTGGGACGACTTTTTCCCAGACCTTGAAGAAATTGATTTTGAAGATAAGCTTGTTGCAATCTTCGGATGCGGCGACCAAGAAGATTAC is part of the Glaciecola nitratireducens FR1064 genome and encodes:
- the fldA gene encoding flavodoxin FldA, encoding MASVGLFFGSDTGNTEHIAKMIQKELGKQLIDVKDIAKSSKEDIAEFDLLIFGIPTWYYGEAQCDWDDFFPDLEEIDFEDKLVAIFGCGDQEDYAEYFLDAMGMIRDIVEPKGAILVGQWPTEGYDFEASKGMADDDHFVGLGIDEDRQPELTEQRVKGWCKQIAEELCLAELG